A window of the Citrus sinensis cultivar Valencia sweet orange chromosome 9, DVS_A1.0, whole genome shotgun sequence genome harbors these coding sequences:
- the LOC102611048 gene encoding uncharacterized protein LOC102611048 gives MDYQSVGVLHDKDGKDTRNKATQSNLAKTDEKDISKPSPGSQREHEQVDAVDRDIRETVPQDAVLGNADTSGELNMEATITPDDVVRAGGFGARDDISSFLPVASDSTDFEASIRDAQDYEQPREEVRRPGLGWREVP, from the exons ATGGATTATCAGTCCGTCGGAGTTTTGCACG ATAAAGACGGAAAAGACACAAGGAACAAAGCAACACAGTCTAATCTCGCCAAGACGGATGAGAAAGATATTTCAAAACCCTCTCCTGGATCCCAGAGAGAGCATGAACAAGTTGATGCAGTTGATAGGGATATCAGGGAAACTGTTCCACAAGATGCAGTTTTGGGAAATGCGGACACTTCTGGTGAACTAAACATGGAGGCTACAATAACACCTGATGATGTTGTAAGGGCAGGGGGATTTGGAGCTAGAGATGATATCAGTAGTTTTCTTCCTGTTGCGAGTGATTCAACTGATTTTGAAGCTTCAATCCGTGATGCCCAAGATTATGAACAACCACGGGAAGAAGTACGTAGGCCAGGACTTGGGTGGAGAGAGGTACCCTAA
- the LOC102611545 gene encoding cytokinin dehydrogenase 1-like gives MPEKMGSPLSSFLRQNKPLFFRIFFILFFSCIPDTANLCSNLSLATTAVQTHSASSDNHFSLKKLTLDGHFSFENIHYAAKDFGNTYHFHPSAVLYPKSISDISSTIKHIFNIGTASQLTVAARGHGHSLQGQAQAHQGVVINMPSLQKPVMKVHTGELPYVDVSGGELWINILHETLKHGLAPKSWTDYLHLTVGGTLSNAGISGQAFLHGPQINNVYQLEVVTGKGDVLTCSEQQNADLFHGVLGGLGQFGIITRARISLEPAPKMVRWIRVLYSEFSIFTKDQEHLISSESSFDYIEGFVIINRTGLLNNWRSSFNPRDPLQASKFNSDGKVLYCLEMAKHFNPDEAGIMDKKTESLLSKLSFIPSTLFQSDVSYVDFLDRVHVSEIKLREKGLWEVPHPWLNLLIPKSKISDFAQQVFGEILKDNSNGPVLIYPVNKSKWNRKTSFVTPDEDIFYLVAFLSSALPSSRGTDGLEHINNQNQRILDVSTRANLGIKQYLPHYSTQKEWQAHFGPQWKLFVQRKYAYDPLAILAPGQRIFQKAIPFL, from the exons ATGCCGGAGAAAATGGGGTCACCACTTTCTAGTTTTCTCAGACAAAACAAGCCTTTATTCTTCAGGATCttttttatcttgtttttcAGTTGTATACCTGATACAGCCAACCTTTGTTCTAATCTCTCTTTAGCCACCACGGCAGTTCAAACTCATTCTGCTTCCTCTGATAACCATTTCTCATTGAAGAAACTAACTCTAGATGGGCATTTCAGCTTTGAGAATATTCATTATGCAGCCAAGGACTTCGGCAACACTTACCATTTCCATCCATCAGCCGTATTATACCCTAAATCAATTTCGGATATTTCCTCCACAATAAAGCATATTTTCAATATCGGTACTGCTTCACAGCTAACTGTTGCTGCTAGAGGCCATGGTCACTCCCTCCAAGGTCAAGCACAAGCTCACCAAGGAGTAGTCATCAACATGCCTTCACTCCAAAAACCAGTTATGAAAGTCCACACAGGTGAGCTGCCTTATGTGGACGTTTCTGGTGGTGAGTTGTGGATCAATATTCTGCATGAGACTCTTAAACATGGACTTGCACCAAAGTCTTGGACAGACTACCTCCACCTTACCGTCGGGGGAACTTTATCTAATGCCGGAATTAGTGGTCAGGCATTTTTGCATGGACCCCAGATTAATAACGTTTACCAGCTGGAAGTTGTCACAG GAAAGGGAGATGTGCTTACCTGTTCGGAGCAGCAGAATGCCGACCTCTTTCACGGTGTTCTTGGAGGACTAGGACAGTTTGGCATCATCACCCGGGCTAGAATATCTCTCGAACCAGCTCCGAAAATG GTGAGATGGATTAGAGTGCTCTATTCAGAATTCTCCATTTTTACCAAGGACCAAGAGCATTTAATATCATCAGAGAGTTCATTCGACTACATTGAAGGATTTGTAATAATAAACAGAACAGGCCTCCTAAATAACTGGAGATCATCCTTCAATCCAAGAGACCCACTTCAAGCCAGTAAGTTCAATTCAGATGGAAAAGTTCTTTATTGTCTAGAAATGGCCAAACACTTCAACCCAGATGAGGCTGGTATCATGGACAAG AAAACTGAAAGCCTACTATCAAAACTGAGTTTCATACCATCCACACTCTTCCAATCGGATGTTTCTTATGTAGACTTCCTGGATAGAGTGCACGTGTCCGAGATAAAACTCCGAGAAAAAGGATTATGGGAAGTTCCTCATCCATGGCTGAATCTTCTCATACCCAAAAGCAAAATCTCAGACTTTGCTCAACAGGTCTTTGGTGAAATTCTTAAAGACAACAGCAATGGACCTGTCCTCATCTACCCAGTCAACAAGTCCAA GTGGAACAGGAAAACATCTTTTGTCACCCCAGATGAAGATATTTTCTACCTAGTGGCATTCCTATCATCTGCATTACCATCATCAAGGGGGACAGATGGGTTAGAACacataaataaccaaaatcaAAGGATTCTGGACGTCAGTACTAGGGCCAATCTTGGGATTAAGCAATATTTGCCTCATTACAGCACCCAAAAAGAGTGGCAAGCTCACTTTGGCCCTCAGTGGAAACTTTTTGTACAGAGGAAATATGCCTATGACCCTTTGGCAATCCTTGCTCCTGGGCAGAGAATCTTCCAAAAAGCAATACCCTTCTTATGA